The Pseudomonas sp. TH06 genome has a window encoding:
- a CDS encoding S9 family peptidase, whose product MNETRASSPRAEPFSASQAVAAGMDFAELQFGANGLFWNEYRPEDGACRIWHWRDGVAKCLTPNGFSVRSRVYEYGGGAFCLTPDGVVFVAEADQQLYRQDLAGMPQALTSGECRYGDLHFAFSQVLAVEEQHDQHRLVAIDLADGTRHLLAEGADFYAAPIISADGQRLAWIEWSRPHQPWTSTRLMVALRLPDGAFSSPRCIAGAGSEESIQQPRFDAEGRLYCLTDRGGFWQPWLETSDGLQPLQAAQADHAPAPWQLGGCTWLPVEDSFLASWSEGGFARLTFGDEDFTGDYSRFRHLALDDQNIYCIAASPISPSAVIAIDRTTHAVKVLAGGVAPLPAERISRPQTLRYPSGSGEAHGFFYPAMNDEIKPPLVVFIHGGPTSACYPILDPRIQYWTQRGFAVADLNYRGSSGYGREYRQALHLSWGEVDVEDACAVVAYLAERDMIDGDNAFIRGGSAGGYTTLCALAFHQVFRAGASLYGVSDPVALARATHKFEGDYLDWLIGDPEQDAERYAARTPLLHASNIRVPVIFFQGELDAVVVPQQTRDMVTALEQNNIPVEAHYYADERHGFRRAVNQAHALEQEWKFYRRVMGLGD is encoded by the coding sequence ATGAACGAAACTCGCGCCTCATCGCCAAGGGCTGAACCTTTCAGCGCCTCGCAAGCCGTCGCCGCCGGGATGGATTTCGCCGAACTGCAGTTCGGTGCCAATGGGCTGTTCTGGAATGAATACCGTCCGGAAGACGGCGCCTGCCGGATCTGGCATTGGCGCGATGGTGTGGCGAAATGTCTGACACCAAACGGTTTCAGCGTGCGTAGTCGGGTGTACGAATATGGCGGTGGCGCGTTTTGTCTGACGCCTGACGGGGTGGTTTTCGTCGCTGAGGCGGATCAACAGCTGTATCGCCAGGATTTGGCCGGAATGCCTCAGGCACTGACCTCGGGTGAGTGTCGTTATGGCGATCTGCACTTTGCTTTCAGCCAAGTGCTGGCGGTGGAAGAGCAGCATGATCAGCATCGACTCGTAGCGATTGATCTGGCCGACGGGACGCGGCATTTGTTGGCTGAGGGCGCGGATTTTTATGCGGCGCCGATCATCAGTGCGGACGGCCAGCGTCTGGCCTGGATCGAGTGGAGTCGGCCGCATCAGCCGTGGACGTCGACTCGGTTGATGGTGGCGCTGCGTTTGCCTGACGGTGCATTCAGTTCGCCGCGCTGCATTGCCGGTGCCGGGTCTGAAGAGTCCATTCAGCAACCGCGATTCGATGCCGAAGGTCGCCTCTATTGCTTGACCGATCGCGGCGGATTCTGGCAGCCATGGTTGGAGACTTCCGACGGTTTACAACCATTGCAGGCTGCGCAGGCGGACCATGCACCCGCACCGTGGCAACTGGGCGGCTGCACCTGGCTCCCTGTTGAGGATTCGTTTTTAGCCAGTTGGAGCGAAGGGGGTTTTGCTCGCCTGACGTTCGGCGACGAAGATTTCACCGGTGACTACAGTCGCTTCCGTCATCTGGCGCTGGATGATCAGAACATCTACTGCATCGCCGCCTCGCCGATCAGCCCTTCGGCGGTGATCGCGATTGATCGAACGACCCACGCAGTGAAGGTGCTGGCCGGTGGCGTGGCGCCCCTGCCCGCCGAGCGCATCAGCCGTCCGCAAACCTTGCGTTACCCAAGCGGTTCGGGTGAAGCGCATGGGTTCTTCTATCCAGCCATGAACGATGAAATCAAACCGCCGCTGGTGGTGTTCATCCACGGCGGCCCGACATCGGCGTGCTACCCGATACTCGACCCGCGCATTCAGTACTGGACGCAACGCGGCTTCGCCGTCGCCGACCTCAACTATCGCGGCAGCAGTGGTTATGGCCGGGAATATCGGCAGGCCCTGCACCTGAGTTGGGGTGAGGTGGACGTCGAGGATGCTTGCGCGGTGGTGGCGTATCTGGCCGAACGCGACATGATCGACGGCGATAATGCGTTCATCCGTGGCGGCAGCGCCGGCGGTTATACGACGCTGTGCGCCTTGGCGTTCCATCAGGTATTTCGCGCCGGCGCCAGTCTGTACGGGGTCAGTGACCCAGTCGCACTTGCCCGTGCGACACACAAGTTCGAAGGCGATTATCTGGACTGGCTGATCGGCGACCCCGAGCAGGACGCCGAACGCTACGCCGCCCGCACACCCCTGCTGCACGCGAGCAACATTCGCGTACCGGTGATTTTCTTTCAGGGTGAGCTGGACGCTGTTGTTGTGCCGCAACAGACGCGGGACATGGTCACGGCACTGGAACAGAACAACATCCCGGTCGAGGCGCATTATTACGCCGACGAACGCCACGGCTTCCGCCGGGCAGTGAATCAGGCGCATGCGTTGGAGCAGGAGTGGAAGTTCTATCGGCGGGTGATGGGTTTGGGGGATTGA
- a CDS encoding aminotransferase class III-fold pyridoxal phosphate-dependent enzyme produces MNLFSLRRSAPSLDDLALEASQPAVGDSLNAERLMPSVERPQQVFVRGQGSWLWDSNDRAYLDFSQAGGANSLGHSPSALVKAIASQAQALINPGFNLHNRGMLSLAERLCASTSSDQAYLLNSGSEACEAAIKLARKWGQLHRGGASRIIVAKQGCHGRSLATISASDSCNLHNRFAPLLPGFDLVPFNDLPALHAAVDAQTVAIMLEPIQSDAGVIPATGHYLKGVERLCRELGILLILDEVQTGIGRCGTLLAEQSYGVRADIVVLGKGLGGGVPLAALLARGKACCFDAGELGGTHHGNALMTAAGLVVLDSVQDRSFLEQVKENGQHLHEGLARLAHRYGHGELRGQGLFHGLTLSDDSAEAVIHAALHEGLLLNAPQANCLRFTPALTVSKTNIDEMLLRLGRAFSRVRTAQLQCRKGIAV; encoded by the coding sequence ATGAATCTGTTCAGTTTGCGGCGTTCAGCGCCGAGTCTTGATGACCTGGCGTTGGAAGCCAGTCAACCCGCTGTCGGCGACAGCCTGAATGCCGAGCGCCTGATGCCAAGTGTTGAACGGCCACAACAGGTCTTCGTTCGCGGCCAAGGTTCCTGGCTGTGGGACAGCAACGACCGCGCTTACCTCGATTTCTCCCAGGCCGGCGGCGCCAACAGCCTTGGACATAGCCCTTCGGCGCTGGTCAAAGCCATCGCCAGCCAGGCCCAGGCGCTGATCAACCCCGGTTTCAATCTGCACAATCGTGGCATGCTCAGCCTTGCCGAGCGGCTGTGCGCCAGCACGTCCAGTGATCAGGCTTACCTGCTAAACAGCGGCAGCGAGGCATGCGAAGCCGCGATCAAGCTGGCGCGCAAATGGGGCCAACTGCATCGCGGTGGCGCCTCGCGGATTATCGTGGCGAAGCAGGGGTGTCATGGCCGCAGTCTGGCGACGATTTCCGCCTCGGACAGTTGCAATCTGCACAACCGTTTCGCGCCGCTGCTGCCGGGCTTCGATCTGGTGCCGTTCAACGATCTGCCGGCGCTGCACGCGGCGGTCGATGCGCAGACCGTGGCGATCATGCTTGAGCCGATCCAGAGCGACGCCGGTGTCATTCCAGCGACCGGGCATTACCTTAAGGGCGTTGAACGTCTGTGCCGTGAGCTGGGCATTCTGCTGATTCTCGACGAAGTGCAGACCGGTATCGGTCGCTGTGGCACCTTGCTCGCCGAACAATCCTACGGCGTGCGCGCCGATATCGTTGTGCTCGGCAAAGGCCTTGGCGGCGGCGTGCCGTTGGCGGCGCTGCTGGCGCGCGGCAAGGCATGCTGTTTCGACGCGGGCGAACTCGGCGGCACGCATCACGGCAACGCGCTGATGACAGCGGCCGGCCTGGTCGTCCTCGACAGCGTGCAAGACCGCAGTTTTCTCGAACAGGTCAAAGAAAACGGTCAGCATCTGCACGAAGGTCTAGCCCGACTGGCCCACCGTTACGGCCACGGCGAACTGCGCGGTCAAGGCCTGTTCCATGGGCTGACCCTGTCAGACGATTCCGCCGAAGCCGTCATCCACGCCGCATTGCACGAAGGCCTGCTGCTCAACGCCCCGCAAGCCAACTGCCTACGCTTCACCCCGGCCCTGACCGTCAGCAAAACCAACATCGACGAAATGCTCCTGCGCCTCGGCCGTGCCTTCTCGCGAGTGCGCACCGCACAACTGCAATGCCGCAAAGGGATTGCCGTCTGA
- a CDS encoding LysR family transcriptional regulator yields MDFKQLRYFVAVYEEGHVGRAAERLSISQPALSQQIRQLEQNLDVTLFERSSKRLLPTLAAHTLYNHALPLLDGLQRAREALGNFKGQALRTLAIGVLQTVHTSLVPQMLERVRKAQPHLVVQIYELTGLEIERRLLNGSLDIGISYLPPRQPGLHGVMLYEDELTLVIPADHPLREFKKVSMRQAAELPMLLLGEEFQIRQIWQAQLTALGRRPQVQAELNNMVGILDSLPHTKLATVLPGRSQKEYDDQDLLWKPLSEPRVPLKVGLVCRDVQRQQASLALLRTLLEEVMEREAKPPLDPLA; encoded by the coding sequence ATGGATTTCAAACAACTGCGTTATTTCGTCGCGGTCTACGAAGAAGGGCATGTCGGCAGAGCCGCCGAACGCCTGTCGATCTCGCAACCCGCGCTTTCCCAGCAAATCCGTCAGCTCGAACAGAACCTCGACGTCACCCTGTTCGAACGCAGCAGTAAACGTCTGCTGCCAACGCTTGCCGCGCACACGCTGTACAACCACGCGCTGCCACTGCTCGACGGTTTGCAGCGCGCACGCGAGGCGTTGGGCAACTTCAAGGGCCAGGCGCTGCGCACGCTGGCAATCGGCGTATTGCAAACCGTACACACCAGTCTGGTGCCGCAAATGCTCGAGCGGGTGCGCAAGGCACAACCGCATCTGGTGGTGCAGATCTATGAACTGACCGGTCTGGAGATTGAACGACGATTGCTCAACGGCTCATTGGACATCGGCATCAGTTACTTACCGCCACGTCAGCCCGGGCTGCATGGCGTGATGTTGTACGAGGATGAGTTGACGCTGGTCATTCCGGCGGATCATCCGCTGCGGGAATTCAAGAAAGTCTCGATGCGCCAGGCGGCCGAGCTGCCCATGTTGCTGTTGGGCGAAGAGTTTCAAATTCGCCAGATCTGGCAGGCGCAACTGACAGCCCTCGGGCGACGCCCGCAAGTACAGGCCGAGTTGAACAATATGGTGGGGATTCTCGACAGTCTGCCGCACACCAAACTGGCGACGGTGTTGCCGGGGCGTTCACAGAAGGAGTACGACGATCAGGATCTGCTGTGGAAACCGCTGAGCGAACCGCGGGTACCGCTGAAGGTTGGCCTGGTCTGTCGTGATGTGCAGCGCCAGCAAGCATCTTTGGCGCTGTTGCGCACGTTGCTGGAGGAAGTGATGGAGCGTGAAGCGAAGCCGCCACTCGATCCCCTGGCCTGA
- the pqqE gene encoding pyrroloquinoline quinone biosynthesis protein PqqE, translating into MHSTGSNLPESSVQVPAKPEIGLPLWLLAELTYRCPLQCPYCSNPLDFAEQGKELSTEQWIKVFREAREMGAAQLGFSGGEPLVRQDLAELIHEARQLGFYTNLITSGIGLTEQKISDFKKAGLDHIQISFQASDEQVNNLLAGSKKAFAQKLEMARAVKAHGYPMVLNFVTHRHNIDKIDRIIELCIALEADFVELATCQFYGWAQLNRVGLLPTKKQLVRAERITNEYRAKLEAEGHPCKLIFVTPDYYEERPKACMNGWGSIFLTVTPDGTALPCHGARQLPVQFPNVRDHSMQHIWYDSFGFNRFRGYDWMPEPCRSCDEKEKDFGGCRCQAFMLTGDASNADPVCSKSEHHGVILKAREEAETATQTIEQLAFRNERNSRLIAKG; encoded by the coding sequence GTGCACAGCACTGGATCGAACTTGCCTGAGTCATCGGTGCAAGTCCCGGCCAAACCGGAAATCGGCCTGCCGCTGTGGCTGCTCGCCGAGCTGACCTACCGCTGTCCGCTGCAATGCCCATACTGCTCCAATCCACTGGATTTCGCCGAGCAAGGCAAAGAGCTGAGCACCGAGCAGTGGATCAAGGTATTCCGCGAGGCGCGGGAGATGGGCGCGGCGCAGCTGGGCTTTTCCGGCGGTGAGCCACTGGTGCGTCAGGACCTCGCCGAGCTGATTCATGAAGCGCGGCAGTTGGGCTTCTACACCAATCTGATCACTTCCGGCATCGGCCTGACAGAGCAGAAAATCAGCGACTTCAAAAAGGCTGGCCTCGATCACATCCAGATCAGTTTCCAGGCCAGCGACGAGCAAGTGAACAACCTGCTCGCCGGCTCGAAAAAAGCCTTCGCGCAGAAGCTGGAGATGGCCCGTGCGGTGAAGGCCCACGGCTATCCGATGGTGCTGAACTTCGTCACCCATCGGCACAACATCGACAAGATCGACCGCATCATCGAACTGTGCATCGCGCTTGAGGCCGACTTCGTCGAACTCGCCACCTGCCAGTTTTACGGTTGGGCGCAGCTCAATCGTGTCGGCCTGTTGCCGACCAAGAAACAACTGGTGCGCGCCGAACGCATTACCAACGAGTACCGGGCGAAACTGGAAGCCGAAGGGCATCCGTGCAAGCTGATTTTCGTCACGCCGGATTACTACGAAGAACGCCCGAAAGCCTGCATGAACGGCTGGGGCAGTATTTTTCTTACCGTTACCCCGGACGGCACCGCCCTGCCCTGTCATGGCGCCCGACAGCTGCCGGTACAATTTCCCAACGTGCGCGATCACAGCATGCAGCACATCTGGTACGACTCGTTCGGCTTCAACCGCTTTCGCGGTTACGACTGGATGCCCGAGCCGTGCCGTTCGTGTGACGAGAAAGAAAAAGACTTCGGCGGCTGCCGCTGCCAGGCCTTCATGCTCACCGGTGATGCAAGCAATGCCGACCCGGTGTGCAGCAAGTCCGAACATCACGGCGTGATCCTCAAGGCCCGCGAAGAAGCTGAGACCGCCACTCAAACCATTGAACAACTGGCCTTCCGCAATGAACGAAACTCGCGCCTCATCGCCAAGGGCTGA
- a CDS encoding YqaE/Pmp3 family membrane protein — MDFIRIIIAILLPPLGVFLQVGFGGAFWLNILLTLCGYIPGIVHAVYIIAKR; from the coding sequence ATGGACTTCATTCGAATCATCATTGCCATTCTGTTGCCGCCACTGGGTGTGTTTCTGCAAGTCGGGTTTGGCGGGGCGTTCTGGTTGAACATTCTGCTGACGTTGTGCGGGTACATTCCGGGGATCGTGCATGCGGTGTACATCATCGCCAAGCGCTGA
- a CDS encoding acyl-CoA dehydrogenase C-terminal domain-containing protein, with product MPEYKAPLRDMRFLIDHVFDFHTNYAALGAHDASPDMINAILEEGAKFCENVLAPLNRSGDEEGCHFDNGVVTTPTGFKQAFAQYVEGGWHGLAADPAYGGQGLPSSLGLVISEMVGSSNTSWGMYPGLTHGAMSAIHAHGTAEQKDTYLSKLTAGQWTGTMCLTEAHCGTDLGIIKTRAAPQADGSYAVTGSKIFISAGEHDMSDNIIHLVLAKLPDAPAGTKGISLFIVPKFLPDTAGEAGARNGVACGSIEHKMGIKASATCVLNFDGAKGFLIGEPNKGLNCMFTMMNHARLGTGMQGLCLGEASFQGAIKYANDRLQMRALTGAKAPDKPADPIIVHPDVRRMLLTMKAFNEGNRALTYFTAQMLDVAHLSSDAEACQEAEDLLAFLTPICKAFMTDTGLEVTNHGMQIFGGHGFIREWGMEQLVRDCRIAPIYEGTNGIQALDLLGRKVLGSQGKLLRGFTKIVHKFCAANAEHAQLGGFVAQLNELNQQWGDLTMKVGMAAMKNPDEVGAASVDYLMYSGYIILGYLWLRMALVAQAQLDAGDGEADYLRGKLATCEFYFKRLLPRTAAHRAAIEAGSDCLMKLPAELFSL from the coding sequence ATGCCTGAGTACAAAGCTCCCCTGCGCGACATGCGCTTTCTGATCGACCACGTCTTCGATTTTCACACCAATTACGCCGCCCTCGGCGCTCACGACGCCAGTCCGGACATGATCAACGCGATCCTCGAAGAGGGTGCGAAGTTCTGTGAGAACGTTCTCGCGCCGCTCAATCGCAGCGGTGACGAAGAGGGCTGCCATTTCGACAATGGCGTGGTGACAACGCCTACAGGCTTCAAGCAAGCCTTCGCACAATATGTCGAAGGTGGCTGGCATGGATTGGCGGCGGACCCGGCTTACGGCGGCCAGGGCCTGCCGAGTTCGCTGGGCCTGGTGATCAGTGAGATGGTCGGCTCCAGCAACACTTCCTGGGGCATGTACCCGGGCCTGACCCACGGCGCAATGTCGGCGATCCATGCCCACGGCACCGCCGAGCAGAAAGACACCTATCTGAGCAAACTCACCGCCGGCCAATGGACCGGCACCATGTGCCTGACCGAAGCTCATTGCGGCACCGATCTGGGCATCATCAAGACCCGCGCCGCGCCTCAGGCTGACGGCAGCTACGCGGTCACCGGCAGCAAGATTTTCATCTCCGCCGGTGAGCACGACATGAGCGACAACATCATCCATCTGGTGTTGGCCAAATTGCCGGATGCACCTGCCGGGACCAAAGGCATTTCGCTGTTCATCGTGCCGAAGTTTCTGCCCGATACAGCGGGCGAGGCGGGGGCGCGCAACGGCGTTGCCTGCGGTTCGATCGAGCACAAAATGGGCATCAAGGCCTCGGCCACTTGCGTACTGAACTTCGACGGCGCCAAGGGCTTTCTGATCGGCGAGCCGAACAAAGGCCTCAACTGCATGTTCACCATGATGAACCACGCGCGGCTCGGCACCGGCATGCAGGGCCTGTGTCTGGGCGAGGCGAGCTTCCAGGGCGCAATCAAATATGCCAACGATCGTTTGCAGATGCGTGCCCTGACCGGCGCCAAGGCCCCGGATAAACCAGCGGATCCTATCATCGTTCACCCGGACGTGCGGCGCATGCTGCTCACCATGAAAGCGTTCAACGAAGGCAACCGTGCGCTGACGTACTTCACCGCCCAGATGCTCGACGTTGCGCACTTGAGCAGCGACGCCGAGGCGTGTCAGGAGGCCGAAGACCTGTTGGCGTTCCTCACGCCGATCTGCAAAGCGTTCATGACCGACACCGGGCTGGAAGTGACCAACCATGGCATGCAGATATTTGGCGGCCACGGGTTCATTCGTGAATGGGGCATGGAACAGCTGGTTCGTGATTGTCGGATCGCCCCGATTTATGAGGGCACCAACGGCATTCAGGCGCTCGACCTGCTCGGGCGCAAAGTGCTCGGCAGTCAGGGCAAGTTGCTGCGTGGTTTTACCAAAATCGTCCACAAGTTCTGCGCGGCCAATGCCGAACATGCGCAATTGGGCGGTTTCGTCGCGCAACTCAATGAGCTGAACCAGCAGTGGGGCGATCTGACCATGAAGGTCGGCATGGCGGCGATGAAGAACCCGGATGAAGTCGGCGCCGCTTCGGTGGATTACCTGATGTACAGCGGCTACATCATCCTCGGCTATCTGTGGTTGCGCATGGCGCTGGTGGCGCAGGCGCAACTGGACGCGGGTGACGGAGAGGCGGATTACCTGCGGGGCAAATTGGCGACTTGCGAGTTCTACTTCAAACGCTTGTTACCGCGAACGGCGGCACATCGGGCGGCGATTGAGGCGGGGAGTGATTGTTTGATGAAGTTGCCAGCTGAACTGTTCTCACTCTGA
- a CDS encoding DNA-binding transcriptional regulator, which produces MSKKFKSEVFESIHESADALFAIGAISKATMREFDESCIAAVPDAIAAEQIKALRELNNVSQPVFARYLNTSASTVKQWESGDKHPSGMALKLLSIVQKHGLQILA; this is translated from the coding sequence ATGAGTAAAAAATTCAAAAGTGAAGTGTTTGAGTCGATTCACGAATCGGCCGACGCGCTGTTTGCAATCGGCGCCATCAGCAAGGCGACGATGCGCGAGTTTGATGAGTCGTGCATTGCAGCGGTTCCTGATGCGATTGCGGCGGAGCAGATCAAAGCTTTGCGTGAGCTCAACAATGTCAGCCAACCCGTATTCGCCCGATATTTGAACACCAGTGCATCGACAGTCAAACAATGGGAGTCGGGAGACAAACATCCCAGTGGAATGGCGTTGAAGTTGCTGAGCATTGTGCAGAAGCACGGACTGCAGATACTCGCTTGA
- a CDS encoding type II toxin-antitoxin system RelE/ParE family toxin translates to MSFRLFKTKGFAVQASKAWITDKELQEAFIEMLHGQADNLGGGVWKKRLNANRHRSIILAKGGHYWIYQVLFAKKDRSNISTAELKDLRVLAKAYAELNEAQIQSLLAMKAFVEISHE, encoded by the coding sequence ATGTCATTCAGATTATTCAAGACCAAAGGTTTTGCCGTGCAAGCCAGTAAGGCATGGATCACGGATAAAGAGCTTCAAGAGGCATTTATCGAAATGCTTCATGGTCAAGCCGACAATCTTGGCGGAGGCGTCTGGAAAAAGCGTCTGAACGCTAACCGTCATCGTTCGATCATTCTGGCAAAAGGTGGGCATTACTGGATCTATCAGGTGCTGTTCGCCAAGAAGGATCGGAGCAATATCAGCACTGCTGAGTTGAAAGATTTACGAGTCCTGGCGAAGGCATACGCGGAGCTGAACGAGGCACAGATTCAGAGTTTGTTGGCAATGAAGGCGTTCGTGGAGATATCTCATGAGTAA
- the pqqD gene encoding pyrroloquinoline quinone biosynthesis peptide chaperone PqqD encodes MSFDRSKTPTWRPGYRFQYEPAQKGHVLLYPEGMIKLNESAALIGGLIDGERDVAAIIAKLDEQFPGVPELGEDIEQFMEVARAQHWIELA; translated from the coding sequence ATGAGTTTCGACCGCAGCAAGACCCCGACCTGGCGTCCCGGCTACCGTTTCCAGTACGAGCCGGCGCAGAAAGGCCATGTGCTCCTGTACCCGGAAGGCATGATCAAGCTCAATGAAAGCGCCGCGCTGATCGGCGGGTTGATCGACGGTGAACGGGATGTCGCGGCGATCATCGCCAAACTCGACGAGCAGTTCCCCGGCGTGCCCGAGCTCGGTGAAGACATCGAGCAATTCATGGAGGTTGCCCGTGCACAGCACTGGATCGAACTTGCCTGA
- a CDS encoding acyl-CoA dehydrogenase C-terminal domain-containing protein, with product MADYKAPLRDMRFVLNEVFEVAKLWAELPALAETVDAETVEAILEEAGKVTSKSIAPLSRAADEEGCHWADGAVTTPAGFPQAYQTYAEGGWVGVGGDPAYGGMGMPKAVSAQVEEMVNSASLSFGLYPMLTAGACLSINAHASEELKAAYLPNMYAGIWAGSMCLTEPHAGTDLGIIRTKAEPQADGSYKVSGTKIFITGGEHDLTENIIHLVLAKLPDAPAGPKGISLFLVPKFMVNADGSLGARNPANCGSIEHKMGIQASATCVMNFDEAVGYLVGEPNKGLAAMFTMMNYERLGVGIQGLATGERSYQNAVEYARDRLQSRSPTGAQNKDKVADPIIVHPDVRRMLLTMKASNEGGRAFSTYVAMQLDTAKFSEDAATRKRAEDLVALLTPVAKAFLTDLGLETTVHGQQIFGGHGYIREWGQEQLVRDVRITQIYEGTNGIQALDLVGRKIVGSGGAFYKLFADEIRHFTATASADLGEFTKPLNDAVDTLDELTSWLLDRAKNNPNEIGAASVEYLQAFGYVSYAYMWALMAKAALGKEAQDDFYASKLGTARFYFARLLPRIHSLSASVKAGSESLFLLDAAQF from the coding sequence ATGGCTGACTACAAAGCGCCGCTGCGCGATATGCGCTTCGTCCTCAATGAAGTGTTCGAAGTCGCCAAACTCTGGGCCGAGTTGCCGGCGCTGGCCGAGACTGTCGACGCCGAGACCGTTGAAGCGATTCTCGAAGAGGCCGGCAAGGTCACCAGCAAAAGCATCGCGCCACTGAGCCGTGCCGCTGACGAAGAAGGTTGCCATTGGGCGGACGGTGCCGTCACCACGCCGGCCGGTTTCCCACAGGCTTATCAGACTTACGCTGAAGGCGGTTGGGTTGGCGTTGGTGGCGATCCGGCCTACGGCGGCATGGGCATGCCCAAAGCCGTGTCGGCCCAGGTTGAAGAAATGGTCAACTCCGCCAGCCTGTCCTTTGGTCTGTATCCGATGCTGACCGCCGGCGCTTGCCTGTCGATCAACGCTCACGCCAGCGAAGAGCTGAAAGCCGCCTACCTGCCGAATATGTACGCCGGCATCTGGGCCGGGTCCATGTGCCTGACCGAGCCGCACGCCGGCACCGATCTGGGCATCATCCGCACCAAGGCCGAGCCTCAGGCCGATGGTTCCTACAAGGTCAGCGGCACCAAGATCTTCATCACTGGCGGCGAACACGACCTCACTGAAAATATCATTCACCTGGTGCTGGCCAAGTTGCCGGATGCTCCAGCAGGCCCGAAAGGCATTTCGCTGTTCCTCGTGCCGAAATTCATGGTCAATGCCGATGGCAGCCTGGGCGCGCGCAACCCGGCGAACTGCGGTTCGATCGAACACAAGATGGGCATCCAGGCGTCCGCGACCTGCGTGATGAACTTCGACGAAGCCGTGGGTTATCTGGTCGGCGAGCCGAACAAGGGTTTGGCGGCGATGTTCACCATGATGAACTACGAGCGTCTGGGCGTCGGTATCCAGGGCCTGGCCACTGGCGAGCGCTCCTACCAGAACGCCGTCGAATACGCCCGCGACCGTCTGCAAAGCCGTTCGCCCACTGGCGCACAGAACAAAGACAAAGTCGCCGACCCGATCATCGTTCACCCGGACGTGCGTCGCATGCTGCTGACCATGAAAGCCTCGAACGAAGGTGGCCGTGCGTTTTCGACCTACGTGGCGATGCAACTCGACACGGCCAAGTTCAGCGAAGACGCGGCGACTCGCAAGCGTGCCGAAGATCTGGTTGCACTGCTGACGCCGGTGGCCAAGGCCTTCCTGACCGATCTGGGTCTGGAAACCACGGTGCATGGCCAGCAGATTTTTGGCGGCCACGGCTACATTCGCGAGTGGGGCCAGGAGCAACTGGTACGTGATGTGCGCATCACCCAGATCTACGAAGGCACCAACGGCATCCAGGCGCTGGACCTGGTCGGTCGCAAGATCGTCGGCAGCGGCGGCGCGTTCTACAAGCTGTTCGCTGACGAGATCCGCCACTTCACCGCGACGGCCAGTGCCGATCTGGGCGAATTCACCAAGCCGCTGAATGATGCCGTCGATACCCTCGACGAACTGACTTCATGGCTGCTGGATCGGGCGAAAAACAACCCGAACGAAATCGGCGCGGCCTCGGTCGAATATCTGCAAGCGTTCGGCTACGTTTCCTACGCGTATATGTGGGCACTGATGGCCAAAGCTGCGTTGGGCAAAGAAGCGCAGGACGATTTCTATGCCAGCAAGCTGGGTACTGCACGTTTCTACTTCGCCCGTCTGCTGCCACGCATTCACTCGTTGAGCGCGTCGGTGAAGGCCGGCAGCGAGTCGTTGTTCCTGTTGGATGCAGCGCAATTCTGA